The following are encoded in a window of Narcine bancroftii isolate sNarBan1 chromosome 2, sNarBan1.hap1, whole genome shotgun sequence genomic DNA:
- the LOC138754461 gene encoding lysophosphatidic acid receptor 6: MSHTWSPEYYLNSSTTKSTPVLRDTNMDTLRPTSSVMDCSYEAHFQYYLFPAVYTFVFVVGLIGNVSALCIFIKETKKASRSFIYIANLIIVDLIYICTLPFRIHYHLKMNNWIFGDITCRITGTFFFANIYLSVIFLSLICMDRYIAVVHPRKYIRMRGTNCSLVTSALVWAMALATMLPLIFGGSLNTPWTNNTTACFENFDFETWSNRLVVYNIMPFLLGFFLPFTIMIIFYPLAAKKISKFKSSVHKKKAFTMICIIMVISILCFVPFHFTHLLHFLARMNFIQNCAFKTFLYKTRRMTMALVSLNCCLDPLIYFFATNKFKPSYRTGRGSLQKVYSIVWRRTER; this comes from the coding sequence GTCACCCGAGTATTACCTTAATAGCAGCACGACAAAGTCCACACCGGTACTGAGGGACACAAACATGGACACCTTAAGACCAACTTCCTCAGTCATGGACTGCAGTTACGAGGCTCACTTCCAGTACTACTTATTTCCAGCAGTCTATACCTTTGTGTTTGTTGTGGGTCTGATTGGAAATGTCTCAGCCCTATGCATATTTATAAAGGAAACTAAGAAGGCCTCTCGATCTTTCATCTACATTGCAAACCTGATCATCGTTGACCTCATTTATATTTGCACCTTGCCCTTTAGAATCCATTACCACTTAAAAATGAATAACTGGATCTTTGGGGACATAACTTGTCGGATCACAGGGACCTTCTTTTTTGCCAACATTTACCTCAGCGTTATTTTCCTCAGCCTGATCTGCATGGATCGTTATATCGCAGTGGTCCACCCCAGAAAATACATCAGAATGAGGGGCACAAATTGCTCACTGGTGACCTCCGCTCTAGTGTGGGCAATGGCCTTGGCCACCATGCTTCCATTAATCTTTGGTGGCTCGCTGAACACCCCCTGGACAAACAACACCACTGCTTGCTTTGAGAATTTTGACTTTGAGACTTGGAGCAATAGACTGGTGGTGTATAACATAATGCCATTCCTCTTGGGCTTTTTCCTTCCTTTTACAATTATGATTATATTTTACCCCTTGGCAGCCAAGAAAATATCCAAGTTTAAAAGCAGTGTTCACAAGAAAAAGGCTTTCACAATGATCTGCATCATTATGGTGATCTCAATTCTTTGCTTTGTCCCATTTCATTTTACTCACTTACTCCATTTCCTTGCTCGTATGAACTTTATTCAAAACTGTGCTTTCAAAACCTTTCTCTACAAGACCCGGAGGATGACCATGGCCTTGGTCAGCCTTAACTGCTGCTTGGACCCTCTGATATATTTTTTTGCGACCAATAAATTCAAACCAAGTTATAGAACAGGCAGGGGATCACTTCAGAAGGTTTACAGCATTGTTTGGCGTCGAACTGAGAGGTGA